Below is a window of Bacteroidales bacterium DNA.
AAAGGTAGCGGATTTCATGCGCTATTATTTATTAGGAACCCGACAACCCCACGGCTGCAAGCAAATTTTCGAGATATTCGGGCGCAGTTTCGTCACCTTCGGTAGGAGCCCAGGGAGCAAAGTTTTTAGAAGTGGAGGCGGTGTAAGGTCCTTCTTTCACCTCATAGGCAACCGAGCCAGGCTCCAGTGAAACGAGCGTGTGGTAGGTGCGTTTGGAAATCTCTACTCCATAATTTCCACTACGGGAATCGAGGATGATGTGATCGGTGATGTTCCCACTATCGTCGAACGTAAAAACTACAAACCGTCCACGCAGCGCCAGGAAGATTTCGAATTTATCCGGATTTTCGTGTTTATGCGGTTGCACGTAGGTGCCCGGCTCCATGGCATTGAGCATCCGATGCAACGGGTCTTCATGGTTTGGATGAAAATTGTAGTTCATACGTCGGCGCGGCGATTGTTGCGCCTCCCGCGTAAATTCATCAATAAATTCATCCGTTATTTTTATCATACCCATCCTGCTTACTGATCTTTAAATTAAAAATGCAAAATTATCAATAAAGCTCCAAAAATTCATAGGCGTTGCCGGTGGTGTTCAGATATTTTATAAAATCTTCAAAGGCGATCACCACCGATGCTGTATTGATATTGGGATGGAAACTAATTTTTAAAGCCTTTTTTAATTGGATATCCAAAAACAGCTTTACGTGGTTTTGCTCATCGTTG
It encodes the following:
- a CDS encoding WbuC family cupin fold metalloprotein, translating into MIKITDEFIDEFTREAQQSPRRRMNYNFHPNHEDPLHRMLNAMEPGTYVQPHKHENPDKFEIFLALRGRFVVFTFDDSGNITDHIILDSRSGNYGVEISKRTYHTLVSLEPGSVAYEVKEGPYTASTSKNFAPWAPTEGDETAPEYLENLLAAVGLSGS